A genomic region of Tamandua tetradactyla isolate mTamTet1 chromosome 2, mTamTet1.pri, whole genome shotgun sequence contains the following coding sequences:
- the GJA9 gene encoding LOW QUALITY PROTEIN: gap junction alpha-9 protein (The sequence of the model RefSeq protein was modified relative to this genomic sequence to represent the inferred CDS: inserted 5 bases in 4 codons; deleted 2 bases in 2 codons; substituted 3 bases at 3 genomic stop codons) yields MGSYYSISRIDLKARLIGLECQLQLCDLGTGISLKLEFSLNWNFPILEELHTHSTIIGNIWLTILFIFRMLALGTAAEDVWNDEQSVFICNIVVFICITTGYRNVCYDQTFPISLIRYWVLQVVFVSSPSLVYIMGHALNRLIVLEKERQRVKVQVRRELEGVKLEMPGDQRRLEQELCQLEQXKLNKAPFRGTXLCTYVIHVFTCSVVEAGFMILQYLLYGFHLEPLFKRHSYSCPNIXCFVSRPTEKTILLLFKQSIVTLSLFLNILEIVPLGFNKIKRGLWGQHKLKDEHNEFYVNNXKQKPAKYQHPSINSLKQLPTAPEYNLLVEKQIHVTAYPHLNTSILQANSDNHFRNNKRLSDDQDSXSEICTIIITWSHLQQISSNNHEGTHKILXISVNNXRKKETDGKVSKRNYSRDHISFYSKCCLDLDNRVG; encoded by the exons ATGGGGTCATACTATTCTATATCAAGAATAGACCTAAAAGCCAGACTGATAGGACTTGAATGCCAGCTCCAACTGTGCGACCTTGG AACTGGAATTTCCTTGAAATTGGAATTTTCCTTGAATTGGAATTTTCCTATTCTGGAGGAACTTCATACTCACTCCACTATAATTGGGAATATCTGGCTCACCATCCTGTTCATATTTCGAATGCTTGCTCTGGGCACAGCAGCTGAAGATGTATGGAATGATGAGCAGTCTGTCTTCATTTGCAATATAGTC GTCTTTATTTGCATTACAACCGGCTACAGAAATGTATGCTATGACCAGACCTTTCCTATCTCCCTCATTAGATACTGGGTTCTGCAGGTGGTATTTGTGTCTTCACCGTCCCTGGTCTACATA ATGGGCCATGCCTTGAACAGACTGAtcgttttggagaaagagaggcagagggTGAAAGTGCAAGTGAGAAGAGAACTAGAAGGGGTAAAGCTTGAAATGCCTGGGGATCAGAGAAGATTGGAGCAAGAACTTTGTCAGCTGGAGC AGAAACTAAATAAAGCTCCATTCAGAGGAACTTGACTTTGCACTTATGTGATACACGTTTTCACTTGCTCTGTGGTTGAAGCTGGTTTCATGATTCTACAGTATCTTTTATATGGATTTCACTTAGAGCCTCTATTTAAACGCCACAGCTACTCATGTCCAAATA ATTGTTTTGTCTCAAGACCAACTGAAAAGacaatattacttttatttaagcAATCCATAGTCACTCTTTCacttttcttaaatattctaGAAATTGTCCCCCTTGGTTTTAATAAGATTAAAAGAGGGCTTTGGGGACAACATAAATTGAAGGATGAACATAATGAATTCTATGTGAACAACTGAAAACAAAAGCCTGCTAAATATCAGCACCCATCTATAAACTCACTGAAGCAACTTCCTACTGCACCTGAGTATAATCTGTTAGTGGAAAAGCAAATTCACGTAACAGCGTACCCTCACTTAAATACATCTATATTACAGGCAAATAGTGACAATCACTTTAGAAATAACAAACGTCTTTCAGATGATCAGGATAG TTCTGAGATATGCACAATTATTATTACATGGAGTCATCTTCAACAGATCAGTTCAAACAATCATGAAGGGACTCATAAAATAC GAATAAGTGTAaacaattaaaggaaaaaagaaactgatGGCAAAGTCAGCAAAAGGAACTACTCTAGAGATCacatttctttctattccaaGTGTTGTTTAGATCTGGACAACCGTGTGGGATAG